tggtgctgtccctgcacagcactCTGTAGTGTTGTGTTCAGCATTGCCCTCATTGATGTGATGCATCCTCACAAATAGGGGGAAGAGTTATCCTGGATCCAGTGCCTGCTGTTCTGCATTACAGCAGTGAAAGCTTGAATGTTGGCACTTGGTGTTCTCCTTCACATGGAGAAGAGCCAAGGGAGCCAGAGCCCCATCCTGGTGTCTCTGGGAGATGGGCTGTCAGAGCAAACACCCAGGAGCAGCTTCCATCCTGGACATGGCCTGACCTTTTAGGAGCAGGCTTTAATTTATAACAACACTTTAATCATTCTGAAGAGCCTCCCATCACTGCCCTTGTAGTCAGAGTTCAGCAAATACATCAAACCTGTAAAAGCTGCTTGAAGCTGAGCTGTGCCCCACACGTGCCTGTTTGAACACTTGGTGCTCAGATACAGGCTGGGGAGTGTTTCTGTCTGCAGATGAAGCCTAGTGCTGAACTGATAAGCCACAGACACGCCTGGCTTTATTTTGACTTCTCCAATGCATCATTTGATAACCAAGGCAGGCTGTCACTACTGTTGATGGCCTGCAAGGAACACTTTGGATAACACAGCCCTTGTGCTGGGCTTGCTTACGTGACACCTAAAGATGGGAGTGCTCCAGCAGGGCTTTTCTGGCTGGAAGGTCCTTGGCAATGCAGAGGTTCCCTTTGGAGCAGGTTTGGCAATCTACAAGGCGTGGGGAGGCTTCCCCCTGCCAGAGAAAAGtggggttgtttggggtttttggggtattttgtgggggttttattgccgagggttttttaattttgtttagggttttttcatCTCAGTTCTTCTGATTTCTGCCAGAACTGATTTCTGCCCCCCCAGATGGGCAGTTGAGAGAGGGCAAGTTGTCAATGAGGTTATTTTCCACTTCTCTGCCTTTGTGAAGTGTTTGTTCCCCTGCCCTAGACACACAAACAGATCCTGTCTCTGCCCTGAAAACTTCTCCAGAAACAGGATTGCTCCTGCAATCACAGGGTCAGAATAAATTACATATCAATGGCTTTTATGATGACCAAGCTAAGGAAAGCTTCTCCAAACTGGTTGTTTTGTGGGAATTGCCCTTCCTGCCTTGCTCTGTGATTGATGGAAGTCACTTTTCCTTGGCAGGCCCCCAAACAGGCTTCTTGAGATGAGGTTTCAAGTTTGCATGACCAGAGATTCTCTCTGTGGTAGAAATTTTCATGTCTTAAAGTGCTTGGGCAGGAAATGGGGATTCTTTCCATTAACTGTCACTGTAAGTGTATTCCAGGGTCTAAATGAGAGGCCTGTTGGTGTTAATTGTAAGGGTGTGTGGGGAGCCAGGGGGCTGCCAGGGGATCACAAGGAGCTTTTGTAAGCAAGCAGGGTATTTACACCCTGTAAAACACGAGAAACATCTGCTCTCTTTGAACTGTGTAGTTAGAGATGTTCTTGAATCACTAGAACCTattataaaacaattttttttttttgtccttgagTTTGTATTTGTTGCTTCTCCAACTCCTCGTGTGTTCTTTTCCTTGCACAAAGGAAGGAGCAGGATGCCAGGATTTCATAGGGGTGCTTGGCTTCTCTGAGACTCTGAATCACCTTCTTTAACCAGCACTGAAACCACTTCTTTCTTCCCTCAGGGCTTTTTAAAAGGCACGTAATGTGGCTGTTCTGCTGCTATTCCTATTGGAAAATGTAGAATTTGCCTTTCCAAAGTGTTGAACAGTCAAGTTTCTGCAGAAGTCAACACGGACTGTGAGTGCTTGGAACTTCTGAAAATCGAGCCCTGAGTGACAAGATCAGAACAGTATCAAATATAAACATTAAAGAACAGAATTTAATCTGTAAAGTTTTTAAATGTCTGGGGCCTAATATTTCCAAAACTTCCAACACTTTCTGTCTAGCACTAACTGGCACACAGTGGGTgtagtattttcaaaataagctatttttgttgtttaaataAACGCTGAGTTCTTTGATGTCTGTCAGACACTGTAAGCTTTGctgttccctttccctcttATGGTGAAAGAAAGATTCATTTAGTGATTGCAGCAAattggaggggggaaaaaagggggttGGGGAGGGAGGTCATTTATAGCAAGTATTACATTTatgaaagagagaaatgtttttttaagtAGTTCCCTCCAATGCTGGAGCTTTCTAAATGCAACAGAGCAATATGCACAAATAGCTGGAATCCACGTGCAAGACAGAGATTCCCTTAGAGAGATGTCCTGATTTCCTCTGGCTCAAACTGAGTGAGCAGGTGTGGAAAACTCCTGCCATTGGAGGGAACTGACTGGGAATGTAACACTCCCTTCTGGGGAAATGGGATGTGAGtggggcttctccaggagccaTGAGAAAGGCAGAGATCTGCTCAGGGATCCTTTTCCTCATTTAGGAACACGGGGAACAGACTTGGCACTTTTCCCCAAATCCCAAGGATTTGGTTGTGCTTTCAcagaggctgctgctccctttgGCTCCCGGACGGGAGGTCACCGTGCCCCGCTGGCACAGGACGGGTTTgattcctttcccctctctttaCCAGCACATCTGCTTGGACTGTAAGAAGAATTTTTGCACGTCCTGCTCCAACCAGCCCGAGGGGGggcccctgctctgccacctcTGCCAGCGCTTCCGAGCCACGGCCTTCCAGCGGGAAGAGCTGATCAAGATGAAGGTGAAGGACCTGCGAGACTACTTGGCCCTCCACGAGATCTCCACAGAGTTTTGTCGTGAAAAGGAGGACCTGGTGTTTCTGATCCTTGGCCAGCAGCCTGTAATTAGCCAGGAGGATCAGATAAGAACAAACACATTTAATACCAGAGCCTCTGGACAGCAAGACTCTGTGAGTCACCCCCCAGCCAGCCTGTCCTCTTCTACCTCACTCGAGGAGTCTTCGGTGTCTACAGAGCCCATCTCAAGTTCAGTAGCTCAGGAGCACCAACAGGTACAGTCTCTGGCCAGAACCATCCTTTGCAAACTCGTTCATCTCTGGTTTTGGATTAACTCCTAAGATGTTGCCTGTGGTTTTGCTGTGTAAAGCTGTGACTTGCTGTCACTAATTTTGATGTGCCGTTCATTAGTGGATTTTAATTTGGTGGGCAGTGCTGAGTATGTCAAGCATTCACTCTCAGAGCAACAGCACTGGTTTGGGATGGGTTTTCTCTGGTCCACACTTGCATTGCCACAAAGATGCTCCTGTGGCTGGTCCTTTGGGGCTGAGAACTCCTGACAACCGTATGCAGGTGTAATGAAATGGTTGATATTGTTCTTTAATTCCTGTGCCACACAGCAGGCACAGTCTAGAGCACTTTGGGAGCTGGAACTGATGAGAAAGATAGAGATAGGAAGTGGGTGAGGTTTTTGGTGTCTCCTGCACTCAGATCAATaggaaacaaaccaaacaaaccctgaGTCTGTCACCAAGTCTTCGGTTTATGATGAACCTGCAGTTCTGACAAACCTCGTCAGGGGCATTTGagcttaattattttttattgacCTTGCTTTGTTtgtctttctgctttctgctgtggGAAGTTTACTCAGTGTTTGACATCTGCTCCTTGTCCTATTACAAAGTTAATAGGTGTATTTAGTTCCCTGAAAATGTGTGTAccttctgcttcctcagcaGATAAGTCTAGTTCAAAGGAGGAGCTTTCCTGGGAGAACGTTTTTTTACAAATCattaaaaggcattttaattCCCTGGTTTTCTGGATATTGCCATTCCAGTTTTTACCAGCTCTGTTTTCCCTGACTGCCCTGTGATACATTTCAGCTTCTTGTCTCTACTTGCATGACATCCTGCTGCAGCTCGGGCTCTTTGATGGTTATTGTTCCTCTTGTGCTCTGTAAATATTAACAAGTCCCCACCTGGATAAGTAGGATGGTAACATTACAGTCTCTTTGTCAGTAGGAAACCAGAGGGGAAGGGTGGCTGCTGAGGCTGAGTCAGATACAATTACACTGCTCATTTTATGGAGAGCCCAGAGCACCTGCTCagcttttttcctccagctctgtTGCTGCTGGTCCTTCACTCAGAGTCTCCTGTTTGCCCACTCCAGAACCCACCTGAGGAGGGGTTTGTCTGGTTACTGTGAAGATCTGGAGACTCTGAGCTGTGAGGGTTGTACAGAGCCTTGCACTGAGAGCTCATGTACTGCCAGAGCTCTGACATCACATCAGTGTGACACTCAGGGAAGGATtgcatatatacacatatatatattatatatatatccaCATGTATAAATTTGGTCTCCTCCTGATCCAGCCTCACAAGAGCATCATGTGGGATTTTACTGCACAGGTTCTGTACTGAGGCTTTAAAGGTTCAGAAGCTGCACTTCAGTTTCAGGAAGTTTTGTTTGTGTGAGTGCTGCACTGGGAACACTCTGTGAGCGTGCTTGGCTTGTACCTTGTGCTGCACTTGTCCTTCCAGTGGCCAGGGATTGCAGGGACACTGCACTGGAGCTGATTTCCCTCCGGACACCCACAGACACACCGTTGGTGAAACCTTTATCTCCTCTTGCAGGCAAATGGTCACGTGCCTCCCAGCCCAGTCGGTGTGACAGCAGTTGAGGATGCAGCAGAGGAAGCACCAGCAGAGGAGGAGACACAGGTTTGTGTGTCCTGGAACTGGATGACAAGGAATACCGGGTTTCCTAGGCTGTATTTGCTACCCCAGAGATGAGTGGCTGAACAGTAACTGAGACTGACCACTGGCAGACCCAACCAACCCCCTCCTGTGGCAGCACCTTGTCCTGCACGTAGAGAAGGAACTGGTGTCACTTGGACACTGataatagaaattatttctgtcttaAGACTCGTGTTTCTGACGGAGGAATTCAGAGTAACCAGTTATATTCATCCAAACACGAATTCCTGCTCGTGCAGATATTGAAAGTTGATTCAAATCGTGGGTTCAGGTGTTGAGGACAAGAATCATTGCACCTTTGTTTCCCTTCCAGTCTACTGACTCTGAAGATAAcctggtgctggggaggaaGGCTTCCCTCTCCGACCTGAGGAGCGTCGGGGACATCAACGCGCTCTCCGTGCGGCAGCTGAAGGAAATCCTCGCCCGCAACTTCGTCACCTACAAAGGCTGCTGTGAAAAGTGGGAGCTGATGGAGAGGGTGACCCGtctctacagagagagagaccCTCAGCATCTAGGTGAGAAACTTAGCCAGTGTGTGCCTGTTTTCCAGGTTTGCCCTTTTTTGTAACAGTTATAGAAGGAAATAGAgcttaatatttctgtttcgTGCAAGTGAGGAGGGAGATTTACACACAGCAGAGTGAAAGTAGCTGAACTCTGCTCACCACTACTCGTAGTTATTTGAGGAGAGCCTCCTGGTAGCTTtggacagtcactgccctgtgGCAGCAACATGAGAGCTGTGCACCCTTCACCTCAGATGGTGTGTGGCTGTGGCAGATCCCACTGGGCACTGCCTTAGCTGCTGTGTGCCTGGGCTGAGCTCTTCCCTCTGGACTCATGGTAACTGGGGAAGTGATCAGGGAAatgccctgcccaggcaggaaACCACCACCAGAAAGCAGCTGGGAAATTCAGAGCATGAGCTCAGGACAGGCTGCACAGCTGGGGTTTGACTCTGTCTTATGTCAAGAGCATTCCTGCTGCACACGCTGGGCCTGCTCAGGGAGAGGTGAGGGGATAGAGGGGCACAGAGAATGCACCTGGCTGGACTTTCAGGTGCCAGTTTGCACTTCCAGGGCATTACTTAAAAACCACAGACCTGTACATTATTTACAAGAGAAACTTTTTTTAACACTGATTTCATAGGTTTGTGCTGTCCACACTACTGTTGTTTCCTTTAACACATCTCTTTAAGCATTGTCCTCTATAAATGATACAAGATTTAAGACACCTGCTTTCGGTTTATATTCTTGTATCTTGTGCTTTTGATAGAGTTTATCCTTCTCTCTTAATCACAGttgcctctgtgtgtgtcccAGCAATCCTGGTGCTTGTGTAACACCAAAGAAACTGGCaccaggggctgctgcaggtgcAGCACTAGGGAGCCAAACTCTGCACACATTCCAGGGCTGTCTTAAACATGTCTTGAGACATGCCTTTGGAGTGCTGCTTATCTCTGGGAAGCCTTAAGTGTTGTGTAAGCTCAGGATAGGAGAAAGTTTTTTGCCAGCTGTTAAACCTGTCGTGTTTAGAGCCCAGCCTGAGCCTCTCGTGGGGATCAGCAGAAAGCAGTTTTGGGTTTAGCAACTCCCTCAGGGCTTTCAGCCCCTGCCTGGTAATGTTGCTGTCCCAGCTGGTTCTCACCAAATcactttctcttcttctgttGCAGTTTCTGACACGGACGATCAAACTGGTAAGTGATATCCCTAATCCTGGATTTGTTTAGGTGGGAAGAACCCTCTgggatcaagtccaactgtttCCCCAGActgaccatgtccccaagtgccacatccacgtggcTTTTAAATCCCCCCAGGGTTATTtcttccaccactgccctgagcagcctcttccagtgcttgacaacccttttgggacagaaatttttcccagtatccaatctaaacctcccctggcacaacttgaggccatttcctcttctcctgtcGGTTACTTGGGAAGAGAGACCCACGTTGCTTCACTGGCCTCATTGCTGAGAATCTCAGTGGTGTTTGTTTTCATCACACACAAATTACTGTGGAAAAGCCAAAACTTCTGATGGAGCAGATACAGACACAAGGGGGGTTCTTCTGCAGCCCTTCCATGTGCAGGAGTCCATTAGGGAACCCTTCAGCAGAGCCCACTGGGCTCACACAAACCCAGCCCACCTCCCTTTGTGTCACCAACCCGTGGTCTCCTGTCCCCTCAGGTGGTGCTGGGCAGCCCAGCGCCGAGGACAACCTGTGCAGGATCTGCATGGATGCTCCCATTGACTGTGTCCTGCTGGAATGTGGGCACATGGTGACGTGCACCAAGTGCGGGAAGCGGATGAGCGAGTGCCCCATCTGCCGGCAGTACGTCATCAGGGCCGTGCACGTCTTCAGGACATAGCCGGGGGCAGGGCTGGCCATGCCCTGAAGCCTCCTCTGCCGGGAGAGGAACGGTCCACATCCTACAGATAGTTACAAACAGACCCCgctggaagggagggaaggaggaagccTTGGGGAAAACTGTCCTGCTCGAGCCACGCCCgactctgctcttcccaccATCGTGCTTTACACC
This is a stretch of genomic DNA from Pseudopipra pipra isolate bDixPip1 chromosome 21, bDixPip1.hap1, whole genome shotgun sequence. It encodes these proteins:
- the RFFL gene encoding E3 ubiquitin-protein ligase rififylin isoform X1; the protein is MEISLSEVTAHSLERGMGLRNRDRLVTMWASCCNWFCLDGSAEEMQPQPPPARAQAYSNPGYSSFPSPTAPEQSCKACGLHFDSSASKHICLDCKKNFCTSCSNQPEGGPLLCHLCQRFRATAFQREELIKMKVKDLRDYLALHEISTEFCREKEDLVFLILGQQPVISQEDQIRTNTFNTRASGQQDSVSHPPASLSSSTSLEESSVSTEPISSSVAQEHQQANGHVPPSPVGVTAVEDAAEEAPAEEETQSTDSEDNLVLGRKASLSDLRSVGDINALSVRQLKEILARNFVTYKGCCEKWELMERVTRLYRERDPQHLVSDTDDQTGGAGQPSAEDNLCRICMDAPIDCVLLECGHMVTCTKCGKRMSECPICRQYVIRAVHVFRT
- the RFFL gene encoding E3 ubiquitin-protein ligase rififylin isoform X2, with the protein product MWASCCNWFCLDGSAEEMQPQPPPARAQAYSNPGYSSFPSPTAPEQSCKACGLHFDSSASKHICLDCKKNFCTSCSNQPEGGPLLCHLCQRFRATAFQREELIKMKVKDLRDYLALHEISTEFCREKEDLVFLILGQQPVISQEDQIRTNTFNTRASGQQDSVSHPPASLSSSTSLEESSVSTEPISSSVAQEHQQANGHVPPSPVGVTAVEDAAEEAPAEEETQSTDSEDNLVLGRKASLSDLRSVGDINALSVRQLKEILARNFVTYKGCCEKWELMERVTRLYRERDPQHLVSDTDDQTGGAGQPSAEDNLCRICMDAPIDCVLLECGHMVTCTKCGKRMSECPICRQYVIRAVHVFRT